The Raphanus sativus cultivar WK10039 chromosome 2, ASM80110v3, whole genome shotgun sequence genome includes a region encoding these proteins:
- the LOC108834367 gene encoding subtilisin-like protease SBT3.4, which yields MQTSSSATPPARRSLCLILLVLTLLSSITMAESTGEASSEAKVHIVYTEKPTDEEPKEYHLRTLSSALGSEEAAKDALIYSYKEAASGFSAKLTPAQVEEISKQPGVIQVVPSQTYQLHKPVGAGGFKLT from the exons ATGCAAACATCATCATCTGCTACTCCTCCTGCAAGAAGAAGTCTCTGTCTGATCCTCCTTGTCTTAACGCTCCTTTCATCGATCACAATGGCCGAATCCACCGGAGAAGCATCGTCAGAAGCTAAGGTTCACATAGTCTACACAGAGAAACCCACCGATGAGGAGCCTAAAGAGTATCATCTCCGTACCCTTTCCTCTGCTCTCGGCAG CGAAGAAGCTGCGAAGGATGCTTTGATTTACAGTTACAAGGAAGCTGCTTCTGGTTTCTCTGCTAAACTCACACCTGCGCAAGTCGAAGAGATCTCCA AACAACCAGGTGTGATTCAAGTTGTGCCGAGCCAGACCTACCAGTTGCACAAACCTGTTGGTGCTGGTGGTTTCAAGCTGACCTAA